A genomic segment from Corythoichthys intestinalis isolate RoL2023-P3 chromosome 2, ASM3026506v1, whole genome shotgun sequence encodes:
- the stat1a gene encoding signal transducer and activator of transcription 1a: MAQWAQLQMLDSKYLEQVDMLYDDSFPMDIRDYLSKWIESNDWDAVASQESLAVVRFHELLTQLDDQHSRFALETNFLQQHNCRKIKRNLQERFQDDPVHMAMIISKNLKDERMILACAKSAMQNVGTASAMMVDKQKLGIKVKEMRDRAQVADQAIKNLEDQQDEYDFKFNSLRNRENERNEMLPKELEKEKMIICRMCLDLKTKRQDMVLQLSDLLNVTQALMSDLINEELPEWKQRQQTACIGGPPNACLDQLQNWFTAVAETLKEFRQHLKKLQELEQKFTYENDPITQKKDFLEARALELQKTLLSNALVVERQPCMPTHPQRPLVLKTAIQFTVKLRFLVKLPEFNYQLKVKAVFDKDVADKKGFRRFNILGTNTKVMNMEESNGSLSAEFRHLQLKEQKVAGNRTSEGPLVVTKELHSLSFESELQLGQSGIKIKLEALSLPVVVISNVCQLPSGWASILWYNMLTTEPKNLQFFLSPPAAKWSQLSEVLSWQFSSVTKRGLNQEQLNMLADKLLGPKAQRNPEGLISWNKFCKTQNSNDKGFPFWLWIEGILDLIKRHLLALWNDDFIMGFISKEREKALLSDKCPGTFLLRFSESSKEGAITFTWIEYDMHNQPSFHSVEPYSKKDLTAVSLPDIIRTYKVMATDDIPDNPLRFLYPDIPKDVAFKKYYAKNEAPEPMDVENTVKSGYMKTELISVSQVHPARLQEKMMPMSPEVYRFLEQSVSTPDFEAMVADLEDES, encoded by the exons ATGGCTCAGTGGGCTCAGCTTCAGATGCTGGACTCCAAATACTTGGAGCAAGTGGACATGCTGTATGACGACTCATTCCCAATGGACATCAGAGACTACCTGAGCAAATGGATCGAAAGCAATGACTG GGACGCGGTGGCAAGTCAAGAATCTTTAGCGGTGGTTCGCTTTCATGAGCTACTGACTCAACTGGATGACCAACACAGCCGCTTTGCTCTGGAGACCAACTTTCTACAGCAACACAACTGCCGTAAAATCAAGAGGAACCTGCAG GAAAGATTCCAGGATGACCCGGTGCACATGGCAATGATAATCTCAAAGAACCTGAAGGATGAGCGCATGATCCTTGCCTGCGCAAAGAGCGCGATG CAAAATGTGGGAACTGCATCAGCCATGATGGTGGATAAACAGAAGCTGGGCATCAAAGTGAAGGAGATGAGGGACAGAGCTCAG GTGGCAGACCAAGCCATAAAAAATCTGGAAGATCAGCAGGATGAATACGACTTTAAGTTCAATTCACTGAGGAACAGAG AGAACGAACGTAACGAAATGTTGCCAAAGGAACTAGAGAAGGAAAAGATGATCATCTGCAGGATGTGTTTGGATCTGAAAACAAAACGGCAG GACATGGTGCTGCAGCTGTCTGATCTTCTGAACGTCACTCAAGCTTTAATGTCGGACCTGATCAACGAAGAGCTGCCCGAGTGGAAGCAGCGGCAACAGACAGCCTGCATTGGCGGGCCGCCCAATGCCTGCCTCGACCAGTTGCAGAACTG GTTCACGGCAGTTGCGGAGACTCTCAAAGAGTTTCGCCAGCATCTGAAGAAGCTGCAAGAATTGGAGCAGAAGTTCACATATGAAAACGACCCCATTACCCAGAAGAAAGACTTCCTCGAGGCTCGAGCCCTGGAGTTGCAGAAGACCCTCCTCTCCAA TGCTTTGGTGGTAGAGAGACAGCCCTGCATGCCCACTCACCCTCAGAGGCCACTAGTGCTGAAAACTGCCATTCAGTTTACGGTAAAACTTCG GTTCCTGGTGAAGCTGCCCGAGTTCAACTACCAACTGAAAGTCAAGGCCGTATTCGACAA GGATGTTGCAGACAAGAAAGG TTTCCGCAGGTTCAACATCTTGGGAACGAACACAAAAGTTATGAACATGGAGGAGTCAAATGGCAGTCTATCAGCAGAATTCAGACATCTG CAATTAAAAGAGCAGAAAGTAGCAGGAAACCGAACCAGTGAG GGTCCTCTGGTCGTCACAAAGGAGCTTCACTCGTTGAGCTTCGAGTCAGAGCTGCAGCTCGGCCAGTCCGGAATCAAGATCAAGCTAGAG GCTCTGTCCCTGCCTGTGGTGGTGATCTCCAATGTGTGCCAGCTGCCAAGCGGCTGGGCATCCATCCTGTGGTACAACATGCTTACCACTGAACCTAAG AACTTGCAGTTCTTCCTGTCCCCTCCCGCAGCCAagtggtctcagctctctgaGGTTCTCAGCTGGCAGTTCTCCTCCGTCACCAAGCGAGGCCTGAACCAAGAGCAGCTGAACATGCTGGCTGACAAGCTGCTAG GTCCCAAAGCTCAGAGGAACCCGGAAGGGCTAATTTCGTGGAACAAGTTCTGCAag ACTCAAAATAGCAACGATAAAGGGTTTCCCTTCTGGTTGTGGATTGAAGGCATTCTGGATTTGATCAAGAGACACTTGCTTGCCCTTTGGAACGATGA CTTCATCATGGGCTTCATCAGTAAGGAACGTGAAAAAGCTCTTCTGAGTGACAAGTGTCCGGGCACCTTCTTGCTTCGGTTTAGCGAGAGCAGCAAAGAAGGAGCCATTACCTTTACGTGGATCGAATACGACATGCACA ACCAACCCAGCTTCCATTCAGTGGAGCCGTATTCAAAGAAAGACCTGACTGCCGTCTCGCTGCCGGACATCATTCGCACTTACAAAGTGATGGCGACTGATGACATCCCGGATAACCCGCTGCGCTTCCTCTACCCTGACATCCCAAAAGATGTGGCCTTTAAGAAGTACTATGCCAAAAACGAAG CTCCAGAGCCTATGGACGTGGAAAACACAGTGAAGAGCGGCTACATGAAGACTGAGCTCATATCCGTCTCCCAAGT ACATCCGGCACGGCTGCAGGAAAAGATGATGCCCATGTCGCCTGAGGTTTACAGGTTTTTGGAGCAGTCTGTTAGTACCCCAGACTTTGAAGCA atggtgGCAGACCTAGAGGATGAAAGCTGA
- the LOC130930653 gene encoding growth/differentiation factor 8-like isoform X1, with protein sequence MLLLLSVAALLSAGLSGELNQTSGLVADSTESCSACEFREHSKQMRLYSIKSQILSILRLEQAPNISRDMIQQLLPKAPPLTQLLDQYDPRVEDEEHATTETIITMATKSDSIADGRLSYCLFSLSPKIHTENILSAQLWVHLRPVHMVTTVFLQISRLKPGREGNNTRVRVRSLKVDTGVGAGSWQSMDIKSLLQAWLRQPDTNYGIDINAFDPQGEDLAVTSAEPGEEGLQPFIEVKILDSPKRSRRDSGLNCDEESAETRCCRYPLTVDFEEFGWDWIIAPKRYRANYCSGECEFLHLQQYPHAHLVNKANPRGSAGPCCTPTKMSPINMLYFNRKEQIIYGKIPSMVVDHCGCS encoded by the exons ATGCTCCTCTTGCTCAGTGTGGCCGCCCTTCTCTCTGCAGGCTTGTCTGGGGAGCTAAACCAGACCTCCGGGTTGGTGGCGGACAGCACTGAGTCGTGCTCAGCCTGCGAATTCCGTGAGCACAGCAAGCAGATGAGACTCTACAGCATCAAGTCCCAGATTCTCAGCATCCTGCGGTTGGAACAAGCACCGAACATTAGCAGGGACATGATCCAGCAGCTGCTCCCCAAAGCACCGCCTCTCACACAGCTCCTGGATCAGTACGACCCTCGGGTGGAAGATGAAGAGCACGCCACCACAGAAACCATCATCACCATGGCAACCAAGT CAGACTCCATTGCAGATGGAAGGTTGTCCTATTGTCTGTTCAGCCTCAGTCCTAAAATCCACACTGAGAATATCCTGAGTGCTCAGCTTTGGGTTCACCTACGGCCAGTCCACATGGTCACAACAGTcttcctgcagatctctcgactCAAACCTGGCAGGGAGGGAAACAACACCCGGGTCAGGGTGCGCTCTTTGAAGGTGGACACAGGTGTTGGCGCAGGCTCCTGGCAGAGTATGGACATCAAGTCTCTGCTTCAGGcatggctgcgacagccggacACTAACTACGGTATCGACATCAATGCTTTTGACCCTCAAGGAGAAGACCTGGCGGTCACGTCTGCAGAACCTGGAGAGGAAGGCCTG CAACCGTTCATTGAAGTCAAGATCCTGGACAGTCCAAAGAGATCCCGACGTGATTCAGGTCTGAACTGCGACGAGGAGTCAGCTGAGACACGCTGCTGCCGTTACCCGCTCACCGTCGACTTTGAGGAGTTTGGCTGGGACTGGATCATCGCACCCAAACGCTATCGGGCTAATTACTGCTCAGGAGAGTGTGAATTCTTGCATTTACAGCAGTACCCGCACGCACACCTGGTAAACAAGGCAAACCCACGTGGCTCGGCAGGACCCTGCTGCACGCCCACCAAGATGTCACCCATTAACATGCTCTACTTCAACCGGAAGGAGCAGATCATCTACGGAAAGATCCCATCCATGGTGGTGGATCACTGCGGCTGTTCCTGA
- the LOC130930653 gene encoding growth/differentiation factor 8-like isoform X2, producing MLLLLSVAALLSAGLSGELNQTSGLVADSTESCSACEFREHSKQMRLYSIKSQILSILRLEQAPNISRDMIQQLLPKAPPLTQLLDQYDPRVEDEEHATTETIITMATKYSIADGRLSYCLFSLSPKIHTENILSAQLWVHLRPVHMVTTVFLQISRLKPGREGNNTRVRVRSLKVDTGVGAGSWQSMDIKSLLQAWLRQPDTNYGIDINAFDPQGEDLAVTSAEPGEEGLQPFIEVKILDSPKRSRRDSGLNCDEESAETRCCRYPLTVDFEEFGWDWIIAPKRYRANYCSGECEFLHLQQYPHAHLVNKANPRGSAGPCCTPTKMSPINMLYFNRKEQIIYGKIPSMVVDHCGCS from the exons ATGCTCCTCTTGCTCAGTGTGGCCGCCCTTCTCTCTGCAGGCTTGTCTGGGGAGCTAAACCAGACCTCCGGGTTGGTGGCGGACAGCACTGAGTCGTGCTCAGCCTGCGAATTCCGTGAGCACAGCAAGCAGATGAGACTCTACAGCATCAAGTCCCAGATTCTCAGCATCCTGCGGTTGGAACAAGCACCGAACATTAGCAGGGACATGATCCAGCAGCTGCTCCCCAAAGCACCGCCTCTCACACAGCTCCTGGATCAGTACGACCCTCGGGTGGAAGATGAAGAGCACGCCACCACAGAAACCATCATCACCATGGCAACCAAGT ACTCCATTGCAGATGGAAGGTTGTCCTATTGTCTGTTCAGCCTCAGTCCTAAAATCCACACTGAGAATATCCTGAGTGCTCAGCTTTGGGTTCACCTACGGCCAGTCCACATGGTCACAACAGTcttcctgcagatctctcgactCAAACCTGGCAGGGAGGGAAACAACACCCGGGTCAGGGTGCGCTCTTTGAAGGTGGACACAGGTGTTGGCGCAGGCTCCTGGCAGAGTATGGACATCAAGTCTCTGCTTCAGGcatggctgcgacagccggacACTAACTACGGTATCGACATCAATGCTTTTGACCCTCAAGGAGAAGACCTGGCGGTCACGTCTGCAGAACCTGGAGAGGAAGGCCTG CAACCGTTCATTGAAGTCAAGATCCTGGACAGTCCAAAGAGATCCCGACGTGATTCAGGTCTGAACTGCGACGAGGAGTCAGCTGAGACACGCTGCTGCCGTTACCCGCTCACCGTCGACTTTGAGGAGTTTGGCTGGGACTGGATCATCGCACCCAAACGCTATCGGGCTAATTACTGCTCAGGAGAGTGTGAATTCTTGCATTTACAGCAGTACCCGCACGCACACCTGGTAAACAAGGCAAACCCACGTGGCTCGGCAGGACCCTGCTGCACGCCCACCAAGATGTCACCCATTAACATGCTCTACTTCAACCGGAAGGAGCAGATCATCTACGGAAAGATCCCATCCATGGTGGTGGATCACTGCGGCTGTTCCTGA
- the LOC130930646 gene encoding uncharacterized protein LOC130930646, with protein MWLPNAIVGQKENAELWKKVFKWELTVWNATSEVLTNATKQLNWTTCSIQNLNARAQKERFERIMTTGNYQEWRRVWNISSTLWLQLHSEHTICNGTECRGNWTTYKVASNVTVCKFLILPVITKLGYWFLHIEGEWFNPETNQTFDTVLCQTTDKGLACTLHVEIINPCLIKAGDFVLCDWSREPSRDILWQVGPHTLCVATAQNHSMLPTVPFVGCLYDVHFFQWGNGTYQLTNYTVANRFTAVQWEVLRTPWSISLERFKCALEQSTEIQKLIKSHASNVSQLMISTLVAKGEILHAVKIIQQQSAHHWWDIFSGLSYTARVTLLPPMILVLIAIALTTLCNIGICCYVRRIKRMLAREIFT; from the coding sequence ATGTGGCTTCCCAATGCGATAGTGGGTCAAAAGGAGAATGCTGAATTATGGAAAAAGGTATTTAAATGGGAACTAACGGTATGGAATGCGACTAGTGAGGTATTAACCAACGCTACTAAACAATTAAATTGGACTACATGTAGTATACAAAACTTAAATGCAagggcgcagaaagaacgctttGAACGAATAATGACTACAGGAAATTATCAGGAGTGGCGTAGGGTTTGGAATATATCTTCGACGTTATGGTTACAACTGCATTCGGAACATACTATCTGTAATGGGACCGAATGCCGGGGAAATTGGACAACCTATAAAGTAGCCTCCAACGTTACGGTATGCAAATTCCTGATACTACCCGTTATAACTAAACTAGGATATTGGTTTTTACATATAGAAGGAGAATGGTTTAACCCAGAAACAAACCAAACCTTTGATACCGTTCTTTGTCAGACAACCGATAAAGGACTAGCTTGTACATTGCATGTTGAAATTATCAACCCGTGTCTAATCAAAGCAGGAGATTTTGTATTATGCGACTGGTCTAGGGAACCCAGCAGGGACATTTTGTGGCAGGTGGGACCACACACCCTTTGTGTGGCCACGGCCCAAAATCACTCCATGCTGCCAACAGTTCCATTCGTAGGATGCCTATATGATGTTCATTTCTTCCAGTGGGGAAACGGGACGTATCAGTTGACAAattacacggttgctaaccggttTACGGCTGTGCAATGGGAGGTGCTCCGCACCCCATGGTCAATCTCCTTGGAACGTTTCAAATGCGCATTGGAACAGTCCACCGAGATCCAGAAATTGATTAAGTCCCATGCGTCTAATGTTTCCCAACTGATGATATCAACATTAGTGGCTAAAGGAGAAATTTTGCATGCAGTTAAAATTATTCAGCAACAATCTGCTCACCATTGGTGGGATATTTTTTCAGGCTTATCATATACTGCTAGAGTGACGTTATTACCGCCAATGATTTTGGTATTAATAGCCATTGCTTTAACTACGCTTTGTAATATTGGGATTTGTTGCTATGTCAGACGAATTAAAAGAATGTTGGCccgtgaaatatttacataa